Proteins from one Ricinus communis isolate WT05 ecotype wild-type chromosome 9, ASM1957865v1, whole genome shotgun sequence genomic window:
- the LOC8261503 gene encoding calcium-binding protein 39 isoform X1, translating into MSFSFFKPSRPKTPLEVVKAMKDSLMALDTKTVVEVKALEKALEEVEKNVVAMRCLLCGDGEVEPNTDQVSQLVLEVCKEDVLALMIHKLPNLGWEARKDLVHCWSVLLKQKVDSKYCSVEYIENHFELLDFLVVCYDNKEIALNCGLMLRECIKFSSLAKYILESASFELFFKFVELPNFDVASDAFSTFKDLLIKHDTVVAEYLTAHYDEFFDLYEKLLTSPNYVTRRQSLKLLSDFLLEPPNSHIMKRYILEVRYLKVMMTLLKDSSKNIQISAFHIFKVFVANPNKPREVKVILAKNNERLVELLNDLSVGKGAEDEQFEEEKELIIKEIKRLSRQPGADS; encoded by the exons atgtCGTTTTCATTCTTCAAGCCGTCAAGGCCTAAAACGCCGTTAGAGGTGGTGAAAGCAATGAAAGACAGTCTTATGGCTCTCGATACCAAAACCGTTGTTGAAGTTAAAGCACTCGagaag GCATTGGAAGAAGTTGAGAAAAATGTTGTGGCAATGAGATGTCTTCTATGTGGAGACGGTGAGGTTGAACCAAACACCGATCAGGTTTCACAGCTAGTGCTTGAAGTCTGTAAAGAGGATGTTCTCGCTCTTATGATTCACAAACTTCCTAATTTGGGATGGGAA GCAAGAAAGGATTTAGTCCATTGTTGGTCTGTGTTGTTGAAGCAAAAGGTTGATTCCAAATATTGCTCTGTTGAATACATAGAGAATCATTTTGAATTACTGGACTTTCTGGTCGTCTG CTATGATAACAAGGAAATTGCCTTGAATTGTGGACTCATGTTAAGGGAGTGCATCAAATTTTCATCACTTGCAAA ATACATATTAGAGTCTGCAAGCTTTGAgttgtttttcaaatttgtgGAATTGCCAAACTTTGATGTTGCTTCTGATGCCTTCTCTACTTTCAAG GATTTACTTATTAAACATGACACTGTGGTTGCTGAATATCTAACTGCTCATTATGATGAG ttCTTTGATCTGTATGAAAAACTTCTGACATCCCCAAATTATGTGACAAGGAGGCAATCATTAAAG CTTCTCTCGGATTTTCTTTTGGAGCCTCCGAATTCCCATATAATGAAGCGCTATATTTTAGAAGTTCGATACTTAAAAGTCATGATGACATTGTTGAAG GACTCCAGCAAAAATATTCAGATCTCGGCTTTTCACATTTTCAAG GTCTTTGTTGCTAATCCTAACAAGCCACGAGAAGTTAAAGTAATTTTAGCAAAAAACAATGAAAGACTGGTAGAATTGCTTAATGATCTTTCTGTTGGAAAAG GTGCAGAGGATGAAcaatttgaagaagaaaaagaactgatcatcaaggaaattaaaagattatcACGCCAGCCAGGTGCGGACAGCTAG
- the LOC8261503 gene encoding calcium-binding protein 39 isoform X2: MSFSFFKPSRPKTPLEVVKAMKDSLMALDTKTVVEVKALEKALEEVEKNVVAMRCLLCGDGEVEPNTDQVSQLVLEVCKEDVLALMIHKLPNLGWEARKDLVHCWSVLLKQKVDSKYCSVEYIENHFELLDFLVVCYDNKEIALNCGLMLRECIKFSSLAKYILESASFELFFKFVELPNFDVASDAFSTFKDLLIKHDTVVAEYLTAHYDEFFDLYEKLLTSPNYVTRRQSLKDSSKNIQISAFHIFKVFVANPNKPREVKVILAKNNERLVELLNDLSVGKGAEDEQFEEEKELIIKEIKRLSRQPGADS; this comes from the exons atgtCGTTTTCATTCTTCAAGCCGTCAAGGCCTAAAACGCCGTTAGAGGTGGTGAAAGCAATGAAAGACAGTCTTATGGCTCTCGATACCAAAACCGTTGTTGAAGTTAAAGCACTCGagaag GCATTGGAAGAAGTTGAGAAAAATGTTGTGGCAATGAGATGTCTTCTATGTGGAGACGGTGAGGTTGAACCAAACACCGATCAGGTTTCACAGCTAGTGCTTGAAGTCTGTAAAGAGGATGTTCTCGCTCTTATGATTCACAAACTTCCTAATTTGGGATGGGAA GCAAGAAAGGATTTAGTCCATTGTTGGTCTGTGTTGTTGAAGCAAAAGGTTGATTCCAAATATTGCTCTGTTGAATACATAGAGAATCATTTTGAATTACTGGACTTTCTGGTCGTCTG CTATGATAACAAGGAAATTGCCTTGAATTGTGGACTCATGTTAAGGGAGTGCATCAAATTTTCATCACTTGCAAA ATACATATTAGAGTCTGCAAGCTTTGAgttgtttttcaaatttgtgGAATTGCCAAACTTTGATGTTGCTTCTGATGCCTTCTCTACTTTCAAG GATTTACTTATTAAACATGACACTGTGGTTGCTGAATATCTAACTGCTCATTATGATGAG ttCTTTGATCTGTATGAAAAACTTCTGACATCCCCAAATTATGTGACAAGGAGGCAATCATTAAAG GACTCCAGCAAAAATATTCAGATCTCGGCTTTTCACATTTTCAAG GTCTTTGTTGCTAATCCTAACAAGCCACGAGAAGTTAAAGTAATTTTAGCAAAAAACAATGAAAGACTGGTAGAATTGCTTAATGATCTTTCTGTTGGAAAAG GTGCAGAGGATGAAcaatttgaagaagaaaaagaactgatcatcaaggaaattaaaagattatcACGCCAGCCAGGTGCGGACAGCTAG
- the LOC107261087 gene encoding 60S ribosomal protein L7a-2-like, which produces MAPKRGVKAPVLGKKKPEKVVNPLFEKRPKQFGIGGALPPKKDLTRFVKWPHVVRIQRQRRILKQRLKVPPAVNQFTKALDKNLATQLFKLLLKYRPEDKAAKKERLLQRAQAEAEGKTVESKKPIVVKYGLNHITYLIEQNKAQLVVIAHDVDPIELVVWLPALCRKMEVPYAIVKGKSRLGAIVHKKTAAALCLTSVKNEDKLEFSKILEAVKANFNDKFDEHRKRWGGGIMGSKSQAKTKAKERLLAKEAAQRMN; this is translated from the exons ATG GCTCCCAAAAGAGGTGTGAAGGCCCCAGTATTGGGAAAGAAGAAACCT GAAAAGGTTGTCAACCCTTTGTTTGAGAAGCGGCCAAAGCAGTTTGGTATTGGTGGTGCACTGCCGCCAAAAAAGGACTTGACTAGGTTTGTCAAGTGGCCTCATGTTGTTCGCATTCAGAGACAAAGGAGGATTTTGAAGCAACGTTTGAAGGTTCCTCCTGCTGTTAATCAGTTCACCAAAGCACTGGACAAGAACCTTG CTACACAACTCTTCAAGTTGTTGCTCAAATATAGACCCGAGGACAAGGCAGCTAAGAAGGAAAGGCTTCTTCAAAGAGCACAAGCTGAAGCTGAGGGGAAAACTGTGGAATCAAAGAAGCCCATTGTTGTTAAGTATGGGCTTAACCATATCACTTACCTCATTGAGCAG AACAAGGCCCAATTAGTGGTTATCGCACATGATGTTGATCCAATTGAGCTTGTTGTATGGTTGCCTGCCTTGTGCCGGAAAATGGAGGTTCCTTATGCAATTGTGAAGGGCAAGTCACGTCTTGGAGCG ATTGTCCACAAGAAAACAGCTGCTGCTTTGTGCCTCACATCAGTGAAGAACGAagataaattagaatttagcaAGATTTTGGAGGCAGTTAAG GCCAACTTCAATGACAAGTTTGATGAGCACCGCAAGAGGTGGGGCGGTGGCATTATGGGCTCCAAATCTCAGGCCAAGACCAAAGCTAAGGAGAGACTCTTGGCAAAAGAAGCTGCACAAAGAATGAATTGA